One Bacteroidota bacterium genomic window, ATCGAGCCCTGGCAGAAGAGATCACCCAGGAAGTCTTCGTCATTCTCGTCCGCAAAGCCGCCGCGATTCGGGAGCCGCACAAGCTCGGCGCCTGGTTGCATCGCACGACCCTACAGTGTGCGGCGAACGCCAATCGCCGCGAGGCCAGACGTCGACGAATCATGGATGAATACGCTAACGAACTTCCTAAGTCTACCGGCG contains:
- a CDS encoding sigma factor; this encodes MEDPAILSRYLATRSSTDFERLVEVHGSMVFGAALRHTRHRALAEEITQEVFVILVRKAAAIREPHKLGAWLHRTTLQCAANANRREARRRRIMDEYANELPKSTG